The Amphiura filiformis chromosome 8, Afil_fr2py, whole genome shotgun sequence genomic sequence AAACTCAGATCAAAGTGTGAGATTTACTCTTTAAAACCTTATTTTCACAGGAGATGCAATTCTGAACAAGGAGGTGGTACACAACTGTTGCTATCAGACCTAAATAGATTTGCTATCTAGCTTACATATATTCAAACTGCCAAGCCTCCATGTAGGCCTAGTGAGGAACATGGTGTACCAGCAGACACAAGGTGGAACTACCATGACACATAGACATGGAGGTCACATGGAAAATGAGATGAGTGATGGACAGACACAGATAACACAGATAACACACATGCAGCTAGGGGGCACAGATGAATGTATAAAGGTAAGACTTGGAGACAAATTCAGCAGTTTGAATCAAAATCAAGGATCCATGAACACCATCTGGTCACATGTTTTAATTTAAGAGGCCTTTAAGAGGCCATATTTCTCCCAAACTTCACCCACAAGAACATTCAAATGCTCTACTCTGGGATTTTGTTGGttgtttatttcaaatttgctgaGAACAAATTAATATCTTGCATCCAAACAAAATGATAGGGCCCACAAAATGGGAAAACTTTCATTTGAACCATACTCTCATATTAGgcctgaaaaaaaatgtttgattgtccATACATGTATATCCCTTCCAAGGGGTGGGGTCGGTTGGTCCGATTTAAAAAAGAATTTTTAAGTCATACCCGAAACATGTTTGCTTAATTAACTTTTAaacaaatagcccaaataggtgtgaattgggatatttttctactgtataccacttcatttatatttttaaaacagtttagaactTAGaagaaactgttttaaaaactttttaggaTGCCAAAAAGTTTGAAACAAAAAcccttttctggaatttccaaaattagggtcggtgtTCTGTAAATACAAAAATGTacggtaaaacaaaaacaaaaaaaccaaactttttccagattttccagatcaGGGTTGGTCTGATGAGGacaatcaactttttttttgcctgaGAGGGTCATACATATGTATAGTTTGAAAAAAACCCAAACCTTAATCCTTAATTcttatcctaactctaaccctaaagttcaccctaatccgaacatatagttaaagccataatcctaaccctattaaACCACAATCCTTAACATGaccctgactctaatcctaactctggccctaaccctagccctaatgtTAACCCtagacctaaccctaaccttacctCTAACCGTAACCTAAACTGCCCTAaacccagtgctgtacggtgcgaccattttaggcgcattggcgactagattttttctaatggcgactaaatattcaatccctggcgccaatggcgactaactattgaagcttttaatcaccagcaaatgcaaaacatgtatgtaatgtagcattcaagagtatgaatgtatgctatgaatatatgcatttatcatgtctcaatggggacttcctggaaaacatataggcctacactgtaggcTACATGCTGTATGGagtatgtagcgttcaatgggaataggtagattgagtacagcagcaaagaacattcaacgcacatggctgttcagttggcacctcagattttttacctgggagcaaaatttgggcgcctaaatttataaagttaggagccattggctcctcaatccatatagggtataatcttcatccacggtaaaccaaacagcttccgtggtaaaccttatagcgccatcacttgatgaaagtacgttattactgggcgtgagttaaaagctatctgggctagaactattaTGACTGTAGGGGTGTGCTTGCCCACAGGTAAAAAAAATACTGTGGCggttaggcctaataggcctcacggtctagtttagggcaacgggggtggaaaggagggtaggcctaGGCTACTACGGGCATGTGCGACtgattcggggtgcattttggtttattgatggccctcaattccatgaaaatttggtttaagaaagattgttttatttattttttaaaaattaatttgtttcccaaatttttatcggaaagtACGTGTGCCAATTTCTTTATTGTTAACATGGCGTGtgataagggtggtgcaataattatgtgtactccggggtgaattctcaaaatggtctgccaaaatcgcttgcccccccctctggccgtgccaaaaatctttgcccccccttcgacgtgccaaaaacctttgcccccttttgatgtgccaaaagtctttgcccccccttacacatgcaagattttgggaaacccaatttaaaaccttaaattgtcttatcatatagtctTGAGCGCCTtgaagcaggaaattttgcatatttgaacgtgttcctaacgttttccgaagcctttttagggcagaatatagaaacggtgcccaaaatatctgtgccaaaaattgcttgcccccctttcgacctgccaaaaatcgcttgacccccctttgacctgccaaaaatgcttgccccccttttggcctgccaaaaatctttgcccccccctataattcacccccccggggggtacacataattattgcaccacccctaataaataggcctattaatataatttttaaatgctattttattattttgtttttaattgaaaatctaaaatagtataaaatcgtatatgatgccttaaatcaaagtttaaaacgttcttccaatattaataactattattaaataattcctaacatctcggacaacacgcctccccaacacacacaccctcgtggcgaaagtctaccttgcacatCGTGTACACGGgcgtgcaccatccagcattgtcGCACTAAAATACACTACCgtaccctattacgagcaatggaatagcccgtcaatcatgcacagtggttgctcctggaaggaagattatacccgatgtgatgcggttgctcatggaagacaagaaggattataccccttttccctcaatcaggttttgcaccgtacagcactgcctAAACcctaacattttataaaaaaaaaaacatattgtaACAATTGCTGAAGAGGaccccctcaatattttttttacaatatttcaatgTACTTCATTAAATTACATGAACACTGCAAAAATTAAGACTTTTTGTACGTGCTGTAGAtttgaataaagcgcaggaaTCGATatataattattacgatggaaatattagtcgaacatgtacgcgatgttcataacacatacgTATGCTTACGGGATGgttacacacacatcaaaggaccgtggCATAGCACGACCGATGGAGTGACACACATTGGCGACatcagcgctggtagtaaattcccattttctttgctttacctcagttgttcggctcaaaattaaaagggggcatatccgacagtaaaagctaacattttattgaaaataaatactatttaatttatttttgatggaactgttacaatatgactttaaaggaggatttcgtgatcctagcatcctctttttatgacatttttcagtagatatccacgaaaaaagtttatttccaaaatatcagttgattccgattttatgcgtttgcgagttatgcatgattatgtgtattacactgctccatagacaatgtgttgtaatttcgttctggtgcaccagaacgaaattcaaatttagcgatatttttgctaaaggaattaatctgcaagaaatatttggtacataaacattatgtagccagaggtatccagtggtgtaaaaatctcaactttttttgggaaaagtggggggatgaggctgtggatcacgaaatgcccttttaactccTTTAGGACTTATGATGCTTCATGCTTCAGACTAATGAGCTGTTCccaaatgtttattttttgaacacttaggcaaaaaaaaaaaaaagttgtttgtttgtcctccaccgcctgctcctcagattaaggcctgaccaatattttttttttttatttttttatttataaaaattaggtaaattcaatttttttttcagatttggagtatctctggacctagctagagctaaatgctaagatctttcatggttgaaaataaaaaaaagcccccataaaacattttgtgtcttcaatatgcaaagttataacttgtgttcatgtcatagtctattatttttagtgacttcaaaatacattggattttaaatcattaaaagtctgacatgaacacaaattataactttcaccatgaatgattgtagcatttagctctagcaaggtccaggaatacgccaaatctgaaaaaaaaaaaaaaaaaaaaaaaccgccgCCTGcacatcctctttcaaagctgtggaggacaaacaaacaattatttttttttggccttatcttgTAGCTTGTAAAGGAGTTCAACACAGAGACGGCAAGATTTCATGATCTTATATTGTCACTGGGTGGTTCCAGTGATTCGGAAATGCTGAGAGAggaattaaagaaaacaagacagAGAGCATGTGAATTGGCTCAGGACAGCAAGAAGAAACTTGTGCCACATCTTAAAGAGTAAGTTGATTGATGGTGCTTTAATTTGCATAAGAAGTATCCAAACactaaaaaacaaaagcaataacttaagggtagatgaggtattgttgatcgaagcaaccaaaaaaaaaaatcaattttcattatcttaatcaatataccgtattgtttgtaataaacgcaccgggggcgttgcatttttccaaaaggggggcgtttattggaagtgaattgtcagtgaaaaaagcttaaaaatcgtgttcaatacatgatggcggcgcccacagaaaatgatatttttgtgggatacaacaaaattacacctgtaagtgcatggaattagtgaaattctaccataattaggtaatgaaatggatgggagttgagtcataataggttttgtccattcaatttagctaTCGTGACTGACATAACTGATGcatgttttaagcttacctacacgatatgtcatggaaatgttccaatttttctgtgaaaaattggaggggggcgtttattagagggggagcgtttattacaaacaatacggtattattgaaaaataacactttgatgttttgcaaaagttgcttgatttattgttttaaatgagttatgtgcgctttacaaaagtgttgttgtttcaaccctctttacacataactcaagaaccacaggacctagtAATATACTAGTAATCGTGTGTATGAGCATTATTccataatcaataagtatgataaacaaacacctttttgGCCGAATGACGCATAGCATAGTATACATTTTTGTAGCCTCATAGGCTGCAGGTTcaaaccctggtagaattttaattcaaataaatttcTCTTCATTTAGTTAAGTAATGTTAAATGTTCCCCATTCATTtctatgttttatttgtttttctcatTTTGTCTGTGTACATTTCAGCAGCCTTGATTTCAAATCAGAAAATGAAACCAACGGGGATTACGAGAGACTTTGGAACACATTTACTGCTTGTGTTGATTTATTTGAAGGCCATATGAAAAAATCATTAGAGCTGGAAAGGGCATTTCCAATACACAAAGGTTAGTTTGATTATTTTTGTTAGTGTGCGGATGGTTCTTAGGAgaaatgtacaaaatgtaggttttgggatgtgcagcagatttggGGTGTATTTTCAGGCTTGTTTGTATAATTTGGGATTACaattttagggctcatattgaaattcccttacacaggaaggtgt encodes the following:
- the LOC140158905 gene encoding regulator of G-protein signaling 9-binding protein-like, giving the protein MVYQQTQGGTTMTHRHGGHMENEMSDGQTQITQITHMQLGGTDECIKLVKEFNTETARFHDLILSLGGSSDSEMLREELKKTRQRACELAQDSKKKLVPHLKDSLDFKSENETNGDYERLWNTFTACVDLFEGHMKKSLELERAFPIHKGRNILINTGVMEPLGVENIPVNVENLDYPTVDKMVVEREDIHLLERDILELRNLMSEMQRRVDIKPWMIEPPADYKIEYAKSRKSVDSDCGSSDGGVEVPFAPTQRKNCIVMVVVALIMLVAFTVVLTVCLAKFNPNT